One genomic segment of Luteitalea sp. includes these proteins:
- a CDS encoding transcriptional regulator — MTLAAIGGRWKPLIIYRLFQGTKRFSELKRGIAGVTQKMLTQQLRELERSGLVTRKVYPEVPPRVEYSLTATGQSLRGVMSAMSAWGERYKLVNGCRVVKKRA, encoded by the coding sequence ATGACGCTTGCGGCCATCGGCGGGAGATGGAAGCCGCTAATCATCTACCGACTCTTCCAGGGCACCAAACGGTTCTCCGAGTTGAAGCGTGGGATCGCGGGCGTCACGCAGAAGATGCTGACGCAGCAGCTGCGGGAGCTCGAACGCAGCGGTTTGGTGACGAGGAAAGTGTATCCTGAGGTGCCGCCGCGGGTGGAGTATTCGTTGACGGCCACCGGTCAAAGTCTCCGTGGCGTGATGAGCGCGATGAGCGCATGGGGCGAGCGCTACAAGCTCGTCAACGGCTGCAGGGTCGTGAAGAAGCGAGCGTAA
- a CDS encoding FAD-binding protein — MPVNKRTFLKMSAAVLASAALPREIESAQNSTERNWAGNIEYSTAQIHSPKTLDEVRQVVKRCRKLRALGTRHSFNQIADSTENLVSVWHLDQVVSLDKASRTVTVGAGMRYGELSEYLHEKGFALHNLASLPHISVAGACATGTHGSGVENGNLATAVLGLEVVTADGEVLTLSRDKDGDRFDGTVVALGGLGVVTAVTLEIQPTFSVRQDVYQNLPVKQVRGHLDEILASGYSVSLFTDWQGDTVNQVWVKTRIGEETAQTGGPELFGAKLAAKNLHPIAELSAENCTEQMGVAGPWHERLPHFRLNFTPSSGEELQSEYFVPRDHALKALTAVYELRDRIAPHLLISEVRTIDADRFWMSPCYQQPCLTIHFTWKQDWPAVKALLPVIEQALEPFDVRPHWGKLFTIPSSRLSARYQRLPAFRELLAAHDPQGKFRNAFFETHIFGGA; from the coding sequence ATGCCCGTGAACAAGCGAACATTCCTGAAGATGTCGGCGGCCGTGCTGGCCAGCGCTGCTCTGCCGCGGGAGATCGAAAGCGCCCAAAACAGCACGGAGCGAAACTGGGCTGGCAACATCGAATACAGCACGGCGCAGATCCACTCTCCCAAGACGCTGGACGAGGTCCGGCAGGTCGTGAAGCGGTGCCGCAAGCTGCGGGCGCTGGGCACCCGCCATTCCTTCAATCAGATCGCAGACAGCACGGAAAATCTCGTCTCGGTCTGGCATCTCGACCAGGTCGTGTCGTTGGACAAAGCGTCACGGACGGTCACCGTCGGGGCCGGTATGCGCTACGGCGAGCTGAGCGAGTATCTGCACGAGAAGGGCTTTGCGCTGCACAACCTGGCTTCACTGCCGCATATCTCCGTTGCTGGCGCTTGCGCGACGGGAACGCACGGGTCCGGCGTCGAGAACGGGAATCTGGCCACGGCAGTGCTCGGGCTGGAGGTCGTCACTGCCGATGGCGAGGTCCTGACGCTATCGCGCGACAAGGATGGCGATCGCTTCGACGGCACCGTCGTGGCGCTTGGCGGTCTGGGAGTCGTGACCGCGGTGACGCTCGAGATCCAGCCGACCTTCAGCGTGAGGCAGGACGTCTACCAGAACCTGCCAGTGAAGCAGGTGCGTGGGCATCTCGACGAGATCCTGGCGAGCGGCTATAGCGTCAGCTTGTTCACCGACTGGCAGGGGGACACGGTCAACCAGGTCTGGGTCAAGACCCGAATCGGCGAGGAGACTGCCCAAACGGGAGGGCCCGAGCTATTCGGCGCGAAGCTTGCCGCGAAGAACTTGCACCCCATTGCAGAGCTCTCCGCTGAGAATTGTACCGAGCAGATGGGCGTCGCCGGGCCGTGGCACGAGCGGCTGCCACACTTCCGTCTGAACTTCACCCCGAGCAGCGGCGAAGAGCTGCAGTCGGAGTATTTCGTGCCTCGCGACCACGCACTGAAGGCGCTGACTGCCGTCTACGAGCTGCGCGATCGCATTGCACCACACCTCTTGATCTCCGAGGTGCGAACCATCGACGCCGACCGTTTCTGGATGAGCCCCTGCTACCAGCAGCCCTGTCTGACCATTCATTTCACGTGGAAACAGGACTGGCCCGCCGTCAAAGCGCTGCTTCCAGTGATCGAACAGGCCCTCGAGCCGTTCGACGTCAGGCCGCACTGGGGCAAGCTGTTCACGATCCCCTCGTCACGGCTGAGTGCCCGGTATCAGAGGCTACCGGCGTTTCGGGAGCTATTGGCCGCGCACGACCCTCAGGGCAAGTTTCGCAACGCATTCTTCGAGACGCACATCTTCGGCGGCGCCTGA
- a CDS encoding LysR family transcriptional regulator, with protein MTRLFLRVYFRPDAWIGPGKVQLLEGIRDCGSISAAARAMDMSYRRAWLLVDSVNRMFREPAVRTLAGGRRGGAATLTPFGLEIINRYHAMEAASRRAVARDAAALQRRLRRPRQRRTAQTA; from the coding sequence ATGACGAGACTCTTCTTGCGCGTCTATTTCCGGCCAGACGCTTGGATCGGCCCGGGCAAGGTCCAGCTCCTCGAAGGGATCCGCGATTGCGGCTCGATCAGCGCCGCGGCGCGCGCGATGGATATGTCCTATCGTCGTGCTTGGTTGCTCGTCGACAGCGTCAATCGGATGTTCCGCGAGCCAGCCGTCCGGACGCTGGCCGGCGGCAGGCGTGGTGGAGCTGCCACGCTCACACCGTTCGGCCTCGAGATCATCAACCGCTACCACGCCATGGAAGCCGCATCTCGCCGCGCGGTCGCACGGGACGCGGCCGCATTGCAGCGCCGCCTCAGACGCCCACGGCAGCGGCGCACGGCGCAGACCGCGTAG